From the genome of Psychrilyobacter atlanticus DSM 19335, one region includes:
- a CDS encoding double-cubane-cluster-containing anaerobic reductase, whose translation MKDINKLPENFQDFEEARRDGFLTIKELKDSGKHIVGTFCTYTPKELIYAAGAVPVSLCSLSEETIPAAEKHLPKNLCPLIKASYGYALTDKCPYMYFSDMIVGETTCDGKKKMYELLGELKDTYVMQLPQTQDKERGLDLWKEEISRFKEKLEKKFETSISKEKISEAISQINDERKLLKEFYSLGKLTPPPLSGYEMHKVLNGVSYTFDKKLQNEKIREIIENLKEIDRNNSSKVSVKAPRILITGCPIGGVAEKIIKPIEDAGAVVVTYENCGGAKNLDRLVDETIEPIQALAEKYLSIPCSVMSPNTDREDLLKRLIEEYQVDGVVEVILQACHTYSVETHMIKRVVTKEKDVPYMSLETDYSIGDTGQIKTRIEAFIEML comes from the coding sequence ATGAAAGACATCAATAAATTACCAGAAAATTTTCAAGATTTTGAAGAAGCCAGACGAGATGGTTTTTTGACTATAAAAGAACTCAAAGACAGCGGGAAACATATAGTAGGGACATTTTGTACCTATACACCTAAGGAATTAATCTATGCAGCAGGAGCTGTCCCAGTATCACTTTGCTCATTAAGTGAAGAAACTATACCGGCAGCAGAGAAACACCTGCCTAAAAACTTATGTCCATTAATAAAAGCCAGTTATGGTTATGCTCTCACGGATAAATGTCCCTATATGTATTTTTCGGATATGATTGTAGGGGAAACAACGTGTGACGGAAAAAAGAAGATGTATGAACTCTTGGGAGAGTTAAAAGACACCTATGTAATGCAGCTCCCCCAGACTCAGGATAAAGAGAGAGGGTTAGATCTTTGGAAAGAGGAAATATCCAGATTTAAGGAAAAATTAGAGAAAAAATTTGAAACATCTATCTCAAAGGAAAAAATATCAGAGGCAATCTCCCAGATTAATGATGAGAGAAAACTTCTAAAGGAGTTTTATAGCCTGGGGAAACTAACTCCTCCGCCTCTTTCAGGGTATGAGATGCATAAGGTTTTGAATGGTGTAAGTTATACCTTTGATAAGAAACTGCAAAATGAAAAAATTAGAGAAATAATAGAAAATTTAAAGGAGATTGACAGGAATAACAGTTCTAAGGTTTCTGTGAAAGCACCGAGAATATTAATTACAGGATGTCCTATAGGGGGAGTAGCAGAAAAAATAATAAAACCTATTGAGGATGCAGGAGCCGTGGTAGTTACATATGAAAATTGTGGTGGCGCTAAGAACTTAGATAGGCTTGTGGATGAAACGATAGAGCCTATCCAGGCACTGGCGGAAAAATATTTATCTATTCCCTGTTCTGTTATGTCGCCGAATACAGATAGAGAAGATCTTTTAAAGAGACTTATCGAGGAATATCAGGTAGATGGAGTTGTAGAAGTAATTCTTCAAGCCTGCCATACTTATAGTGTAGAAACTCACATGATAAAAAGAGTTGTAACTAAGGAAAAAGACGTTCCGTATATGTCCCTTGAAACAGACTATTCAATTGGGGATACAGGGCAGATAAA
- a CDS encoding rhodanese-like domain-containing protein — translation MKKRDKKNINVFIITILIILGSVNYGCRRAPVKEVSNQDAIKAVTKEYINLNLKSDDFIIIDTRTDEEFNGWSLNEGIKGGHIPGAINLSAKLLEGLNNDEMKKIFEKNGLSPEKNIVVYSNYGKKSLKLYNTLKKSGYKNIANYEGGMQDWSSDNSLEVEKLKNYEKLVYPQWIKDLTEGKEVKNYDGREYIIVNVNYEQKKEYKKGHIKGAIYIDTNDIESLPLWNVVSDEKIKKLLNETGITKDKMVIVYSDEAMASGRLAHVLMYAGVEDVRIINSNIKGLIDAGLSLEKGENIWVSDGDFGGQIPMHPEYTKSLEEAKELVEDPNGRLVAVVSWEEYAGINNGGYSYFTEKGRIPESVFGHGGSDGYHSEDFVDSDGTMRDYTQIQKMWKEWDIKAENESSFFCATGWRGALAFFDAYLMGWENVSVYDGGFYEWIQDPKNPIVTGDPRGNKKL, via the coding sequence ATGAAAAAAAGGGATAAAAAAAATATAAATGTATTTATAATCACTATTTTGATAATTTTAGGTTCTGTAAATTATGGGTGCAGAAGAGCTCCTGTTAAAGAGGTAAGCAATCAAGACGCCATAAAGGCAGTAACTAAAGAATATATAAATTTAAATCTTAAAAGTGATGATTTTATAATAATCGATACTAGAACAGATGAGGAATTTAACGGGTGGAGTTTAAATGAAGGAATAAAAGGCGGACATATTCCAGGCGCTATAAACCTTTCTGCTAAATTATTAGAGGGATTAAATAATGATGAAATGAAAAAGATATTTGAAAAAAATGGATTATCACCAGAAAAAAATATAGTTGTATATTCTAATTACGGGAAAAAAAGTTTAAAACTTTATAATACCTTAAAAAAGTCAGGTTATAAAAATATAGCTAATTATGAAGGCGGTATGCAGGACTGGAGCAGTGATAATTCTTTAGAGGTGGAAAAGTTAAAGAACTATGAAAAATTGGTCTATCCTCAGTGGATTAAGGATTTAACAGAAGGGAAAGAAGTAAAAAATTATGATGGAAGGGAATATATCATTGTAAATGTAAACTATGAACAAAAAAAAGAATATAAAAAAGGACATATAAAAGGTGCTATTTATATAGATACAAACGATATAGAAAGTTTACCTCTTTGGAATGTGGTTTCAGATGAGAAAATAAAAAAATTATTAAATGAAACAGGGATAACGAAGGATAAAATGGTTATAGTTTATAGCGATGAAGCTATGGCATCAGGTAGATTAGCGCATGTTCTTATGTATGCAGGGGTTGAAGATGTCAGAATAATTAATTCTAATATAAAAGGATTGATAGATGCTGGATTATCTCTGGAGAAAGGCGAGAATATTTGGGTTTCAGACGGTGATTTTGGTGGACAGATACCTATGCACCCGGAATATACAAAAAGTTTAGAAGAAGCAAAAGAATTAGTTGAAGATCCCAATGGAAGATTGGTAGCAGTAGTTTCATGGGAAGAATATGCAGGAATAAATAATGGAGGGTATTCTTATTTCACTGAAAAGGGTCGTATACCGGAGTCTGTATTCGGGCACGGTGGTTCAGATGGATATCACTCAGAAGATTTTGTGGATTCTGACGGGACAATGAGGGACTATACCCAAATACAAAAAATGTGGAAAGAATGGGATATCAAAGCTGAAAATGAATCTTCTTTTTTCTGTGCCACAGGGTGGAGAGGAGCATTAGCTTTCTTTGATGCTTATTTAATGGGATGGGAAAACGTGAGTGTATATGACGGAGGATTCTACGAGTGGATACAAGATCCTAAAAACCCTATCGTAACAGGAGATCCTAGAGGAAATAAAAAACTATAA
- a CDS encoding Na+/H+ antiporter NhaC family protein: MKQENIKGSFKGLIPFFIFIGLYLGSGLVLQSQGVELAFYQLPAPIAAFAGIVSAFILFKGTITEKFNTFISGCGHQDIVIMCIIYLLAGAFAGVSKAMGGVDSTVNLGLTYIPAEYIAAGLFIIAGFISTATGTSIGAIVAIAPIAVGLAEKGGLSLPLVLAAVMGGAMLGDNLSIISDTTIAATRTQGVEMKDKFRVNILITAPAAVITIILLIVFGRPEVLPEVQNYDFNLIKILPYIFVLVFSLIGLNVFTVLTGGIALSGILGFVYGSFNFLGFSKEIYNGFTGMNEIFLLSFLTGGLATMVAKAGGIQWLLDKIQKSIRGPKTAQLGIGALVGLTDMAIANNTVAIIINGPIAKKLCRKYDVDPRKSSAILDIFSCIAQGFIPYGAQMLILVGFAGGKVTPLEVMPLLWYQQLLLISVIISTHIPFADGLMRKKPWVWEADIEKG, encoded by the coding sequence ATGAAACAGGAAAATATAAAAGGGAGTTTTAAGGGGTTGATACCTTTCTTTATCTTTATTGGTCTTTATTTAGGAAGCGGTTTGGTTCTCCAATCCCAGGGTGTAGAGTTAGCATTTTATCAGCTGCCTGCTCCTATTGCGGCATTTGCAGGAATTGTCAGTGCGTTTATTCTTTTTAAAGGAACGATTACTGAGAAATTTAATACATTTATCAGCGGATGTGGTCACCAAGATATAGTAATCATGTGTATAATTTATTTACTTGCCGGGGCATTTGCCGGAGTATCTAAGGCCATGGGAGGAGTGGATTCCACGGTTAATCTGGGACTTACTTACATTCCTGCAGAGTATATAGCTGCTGGATTATTTATTATAGCTGGATTTATTTCCACAGCTACAGGAACTTCAATAGGAGCCATTGTTGCTATTGCTCCTATAGCTGTAGGATTAGCTGAAAAGGGAGGTCTCTCTCTGCCATTGGTTCTTGCAGCAGTTATGGGTGGAGCTATGTTAGGAGATAATCTTTCGATAATTTCAGATACTACGATTGCTGCGACGAGAACACAAGGTGTAGAGATGAAGGATAAATTTAGGGTGAATATCTTAATTACGGCTCCTGCAGCGGTTATTACCATAATACTCTTAATTGTTTTTGGAAGACCAGAAGTCTTGCCTGAAGTTCAAAACTATGATTTCAATTTAATTAAAATTTTGCCTTATATCTTTGTATTGGTATTTTCTTTGATAGGGCTGAATGTTTTCACTGTTTTAACCGGAGGAATTGCTCTTTCAGGAATACTAGGGTTTGTCTATGGAAGTTTTAATTTTCTTGGTTTTTCAAAGGAGATTTATAATGGATTTACAGGGATGAATGAGATCTTTCTTCTTTCTTTCCTTACAGGTGGTCTGGCTACTATGGTTGCTAAAGCAGGAGGGATTCAGTGGCTCCTTGATAAGATACAAAAAAGTATTAGAGGGCCTAAAACTGCACAGTTAGGGATAGGGGCATTGGTAGGACTTACAGATATGGCTATTGCTAACAATACTGTTGCCATCATTATAAATGGTCCTATAGCTAAAAAGCTATGTAGAAAATATGATGTAGATCCGAGAAAAAGTTCTGCAATCTTAGACATTTTCTCATGTATAGCCCAGGGGTTTATTCCATATGGAGCACAGATGCTTATTTTAGTTGGATTTGCAGGTGGAAAGGTAACACCACTAGAAGTTATGCCGCTATTATGGTATCAACAGTTACTATTGATATCTGTGATAATTTCAACTCATATACCTTTTGCAGATGGTCTAATGAGGAAAAAACCATGGGTATGGGAAGCAGATATAGAAAAGGGGTAG
- a CDS encoding double-cubane-cluster-containing anaerobic reductase yields MKKLNENSLPEKFEEFGEKRRDGFLTVKEFKDRGENVVGTFCTYTPKEVIYAANAHPISLCSVSEETIPAAEKHLPKNLCPLVKASYGFALTDKCPYMYFADMVVGETTCDGKKKMYELLGEIKDTHVMQLPQTQDKEHAMDLWKSEIRFLIKKLENKFDVKVTEEGLKESIKSCNEDRRLLKEFHELGKIKPSVISGFDMFTVLNGANYTFDKEKMRSNVRELIGDLKKKQAENNSTYTETTPRILVTGCPIGGVAEKVIKAIEDAGAVVVALENCQGYKELHEEVDETIDPVEAIAKKYLNIPCSVMTPNKGREELLKDMVDEYKVDGVVDMILQACHTYSIESHSIKRFLTKERNVPYIALETDYSTGDAGQIKTRMEAFVEML; encoded by the coding sequence ATGAAAAAATTAAATGAAAATAGCTTACCGGAAAAATTTGAGGAATTCGGGGAAAAAAGAAGGGATGGATTTCTTACTGTAAAGGAATTTAAAGACAGAGGTGAAAATGTTGTGGGAACTTTTTGTACATATACTCCAAAGGAAGTTATATATGCAGCCAATGCTCATCCTATATCACTTTGTTCTGTCAGTGAGGAGACTATTCCGGCAGCGGAAAAGCATCTGCCAAAAAATCTATGTCCACTTGTAAAAGCCAGTTATGGATTTGCTCTTACTGATAAATGTCCGTATATGTATTTTGCCGATATGGTAGTTGGGGAAACGACTTGTGACGGGAAAAAGAAGATGTATGAACTCTTAGGAGAGATAAAAGATACCCATGTAATGCAGCTGCCACAGACCCAGGATAAGGAACATGCAATGGATCTTTGGAAGAGTGAGATCAGGTTTTTAATAAAGAAATTAGAGAATAAATTTGATGTAAAGGTTACAGAAGAGGGATTAAAAGAATCGATCAAATCATGCAATGAAGATAGAAGATTATTAAAGGAGTTCCACGAACTTGGGAAGATAAAACCATCGGTTATATCAGGATTTGATATGTTTACTGTTTTAAATGGTGCCAACTATACATTTGATAAGGAAAAGATGAGAAGTAATGTAAGGGAACTTATAGGAGATTTAAAGAAAAAACAGGCAGAAAATAATAGTACATATACAGAAACAACGCCAAGAATACTGGTAACAGGATGTCCTATAGGTGGAGTTGCTGAAAAAGTTATAAAAGCCATTGAAGACGCAGGAGCTGTAGTAGTAGCATTGGAAAACTGTCAGGGATATAAGGAACTTCATGAGGAAGTAGATGAAACTATAGATCCTGTAGAAGCTATTGCCAAGAAATATCTAAATATTCCATGTTCTGTAATGACTCCAAATAAAGGGAGGGAAGAGTTATTAAAAGATATGGTAGATGAATATAAGGTAGATGGTGTAGTAGATATGATCCTTCAAGCCTGTCATACCTATAGTATCGAAAGTCATAGCATAAAAAGATTTTTGACAAAGGAAAGAAATGTTCCATATATTGCTCTTGAAACAGATTATTCTACAGGAGATGCAGGACAGATAAAAACAAGGATGGAAGCATTTGTTGAGATGCTGTAA
- a CDS encoding rhodanese-like domain-containing protein has product MKKLLLVLGIMVVMAVQVMASNGIKIVDMNYVTERLNTENVVIIDVRSEEVYNGKTPGRGIKGGHISGAINVPLDTFMDIEDDSAKLELLRSKGVDMKTKIITYCNTGRKSQVLAEELVRLGYSDVNNYKGSMKEWGGVSTNIVVVK; this is encoded by the coding sequence ATGAAAAAATTATTATTGGTTTTAGGAATTATGGTTGTGATGGCAGTTCAAGTAATGGCATCAAATGGAATTAAAATTGTGGACATGAACTATGTAACGGAAAGATTAAATACTGAAAATGTAGTCATTATAGATGTGAGAAGTGAAGAGGTATACAATGGGAAAACACCTGGAAGAGGAATAAAAGGTGGACATATTTCAGGAGCAATAAATGTACCTTTGGACACATTTATGGATATAGAAGATGATTCAGCAAAACTAGAACTCCTCAGGTCTAAAGGGGTGGATATGAAAACTAAAATTATTACTTATTGTAATACAGGTAGAAAAAGTCAGGTTTTAGCAGAAGAATTAGTAAGGTTGGGATATTCTGATGTAAATAATTATAAGGGAAGTATGAAAGAGTGGGGAGGAGTTTCTACAAATATAGTTGTAGTTAAATAA
- a CDS encoding acyl-CoA dehydratase activase, giving the protein MYQIGIDIGSTAAKVAVMKKTDILETFVLPTGWSSIDTANNIKKRLSDMGVEESNSKVVATGYGRVSVPFADKTITEITCHAVGAKHFIGENTTVVDIGGQDTKVISLEDGVVKDFTMNDKCSAGTGKFIEVMSNSLGVDIDTLTDLAREGNGIEITSMCTVFAESEVISLIGRGEKRENIAFGIVDSVIKKVNSLCSRHGESEAYFLTGGLSRNPYILDELSKAMGKKVVTHELGRYAGAIGAAILAKKIKK; this is encoded by the coding sequence ATGTATCAAATTGGAATAGATATTGGATCTACAGCAGCCAAGGTTGCGGTTATGAAAAAAACAGACATCTTGGAAACTTTTGTTCTGCCAACGGGGTGGAGCAGTATAGATACCGCTAATAATATAAAAAAAAGATTGAGTGATATGGGGGTAGAAGAATCAAACTCTAAAGTTGTTGCTACAGGTTATGGAAGGGTTTCAGTTCCATTTGCTGATAAGACAATTACAGAAATAACCTGTCATGCAGTAGGGGCAAAACACTTTATTGGAGAGAATACAACAGTTGTAGACATTGGAGGACAGGATACCAAGGTTATTTCATTAGAAGATGGCGTGGTTAAAGATTTTACCATGAATGATAAATGCTCTGCCGGAACAGGTAAATTTATAGAGGTTATGTCAAACTCTCTAGGGGTAGATATAGATACTTTGACAGATTTAGCCAGGGAAGGTAATGGAATAGAGATAACTTCTATGTGTACTGTTTTTGCTGAATCAGAGGTTATAAGCCTTATCGGAAGAGGAGAGAAAAGAGAAAATATAGCATTTGGAATAGTGGATTCTGTAATAAAAAAAGTAAATTCATTGTGTTCAAGACACGGGGAATCAGAGGCATACTTCCTTACAGGCGGACTTTCAAGAAATCCATATATATTGGATGAGCTGTCTAAAGCTATGGGAAAAAAAGTTGTAACCCATGAATTGGGAAGATATGCAGGAGCTATCGGAGCTGCTATTTTGGCTAAAAAAATAAAGAAGTAA
- a CDS encoding uroporphyrinogen decarboxylase family protein yields the protein MKPLEREKMIEKTGSADRILTCPFIDMFGAQLINKNIREVNLSGRLMADLEIEAYKIFGHDGVSVGPGLYGVPEALGVVLDLPETSYPYVKRCVEVDYDNIDLLPICDSKSDGRLPIFLEGVRILIDEVSGEVSVGSSVAGPFSTAATIIGTEKFLKDIRKNPEGIHKLLERVTKSVLNYMDAVMDMGIVPSMPDPVASGTLISTKTFREFALPYLEICVEHIRNRMGRGPALHICGTTKKHWLEIKKLNLSALSLDNIDDIGEACETLGDKFCIIGNVDPVNVVLNGTRESIYREVKKCIDKAYNNPKGFVLATGCDIPINASPKNVEYFMEAARLYSRFREK from the coding sequence ATGAAACCGTTAGAAAGAGAAAAGATGATAGAAAAAACAGGAAGTGCAGACAGGATTTTAACCTGCCCCTTTATAGATATGTTTGGAGCTCAGCTCATCAATAAAAATATCAGGGAAGTAAATTTATCAGGAAGACTCATGGCAGATCTTGAAATAGAAGCTTATAAAATTTTTGGCCATGACGGTGTCAGTGTAGGACCTGGATTATATGGAGTACCAGAGGCTTTAGGAGTAGTTTTGGATCTGCCAGAGACCAGTTATCCATATGTAAAAAGATGTGTAGAAGTAGACTATGATAATATAGACCTCCTACCTATATGTGACTCTAAATCAGACGGAAGGTTGCCTATTTTTTTAGAGGGAGTAAGGATACTCATAGACGAAGTTTCAGGTGAAGTTTCTGTGGGAAGTAGCGTCGCAGGACCATTTAGTACTGCCGCAACGATTATAGGAACAGAAAAATTCTTAAAGGATATAAGAAAAAATCCAGAGGGTATTCACAAGCTTTTGGAGAGAGTCACCAAAAGTGTACTCAACTATATGGATGCTGTGATGGATATGGGAATAGTTCCTAGTATGCCTGATCCTGTAGCTTCGGGAACCCTCATAAGTACAAAAACTTTCAGAGAATTTGCACTGCCCTATTTGGAGATATGTGTAGAACATATTAGGAATAGGATGGGAAGGGGGCCGGCTCTTCATATATGCGGGACTACAAAAAAACATTGGCTGGAGATAAAAAAACTTAATTTGTCAGCTCTCAGTCTGGATAATATCGACGATATAGGGGAAGCCTGTGAAACTCTAGGGGATAAATTTTGTATCATAGGAAATGTTGACCCTGTAAATGTCGTGTTAAATGGGACAAGGGAAAGTATCTATAGGGAAGTAAAAAAGTGTATAGATAAAGCGTACAATAATCCTAAGGGATTTGTTCTGGCTACAGGATGTGATATACCTATAAATGCATCTCCTAAAAATGTAGAATATTTTATGGAAGCAGCCAGACTGTACAGTCGTTTTAGAGAAAAATAA
- a CDS encoding ASKHA domain-containing protein, translated as MRDNYKKENHSLVTVRYKNKKIKVEKGIILSDAIRFMEEKIETPCNCMGICKKCQIKVNGNLSPKEKIEENLPKEVRLACITKVLGDVEVFELTDSELKISEEEINLDIDTEEKGRVLAIDVGTTGVSARLIDLDKKRITGNYSGLNYQSEYGADVLSRITYCIQNDVSNLQNAILSQIKDIIKKVGTTDRIAIAGNTTMQHLIYGENPKSLAISPYEPVFLEEKSFFIDNIQTTLLSNASSYVGADIVSGVAAIKLEEKNNTLFIDIGTNGEMVLSIDGKLHGTSTAAGPAFEGMNIECGMRAGNGAIEGFEIDETDNKFNIKTIGETPTGICGSGLLDIMSEFVKHKIVLKSGKLNPRMKPEFKEKLRDKKFYITENIYLSQGDIRQIQLAKGAIAAGVKLLLLKVEKDISDIDEVIIAGSFGYHLNAESILNIGIISDFDGKISFAGNTSLNGCIGYLVNKEMREKIRTTKIDVMELSKSAKFQDVFIKELQF; from the coding sequence GTGAGAGATAATTATAAGAAAGAGAATCATAGTCTGGTAACAGTCAGATATAAAAATAAAAAAATAAAGGTAGAAAAAGGAATTATATTAAGTGACGCCATAAGATTTATGGAGGAAAAAATAGAGACACCATGCAATTGTATGGGGATCTGTAAAAAGTGTCAGATAAAAGTCAATGGGAATCTATCTCCTAAAGAAAAAATAGAGGAAAATCTCCCTAAAGAAGTTCGATTAGCCTGTATAACAAAGGTATTAGGAGATGTAGAGGTTTTTGAACTTACAGACTCGGAATTAAAAATATCTGAAGAAGAGATAAACCTTGATATAGATACCGAGGAGAAGGGAAGGGTACTTGCTATAGATGTAGGGACAACAGGTGTTTCGGCCAGGTTAATTGATTTGGATAAAAAAAGAATAACAGGAAATTATTCAGGTTTAAACTATCAGAGTGAATATGGAGCAGATGTACTATCCCGAATTACATATTGTATACAGAATGATGTTTCAAACTTACAAAATGCGATCTTAAGTCAAATAAAAGATATCATAAAAAAAGTAGGAACTACAGACAGGATAGCAATTGCCGGAAACACTACGATGCAGCATCTGATCTATGGAGAAAACCCTAAGTCACTTGCGATCTCACCCTATGAACCTGTATTTTTAGAGGAAAAATCATTTTTTATAGATAATATACAGACAACCTTACTTTCCAATGCTTCCAGTTATGTGGGAGCCGATATAGTTTCCGGTGTAGCAGCTATAAAATTAGAGGAAAAGAATAATACCCTGTTTATAGATATTGGAACAAACGGTGAGATGGTTTTATCTATTGACGGGAAACTACATGGGACATCAACTGCTGCCGGGCCTGCATTTGAAGGTATGAATATAGAGTGTGGAATGAGGGCAGGAAATGGTGCTATTGAAGGTTTTGAGATAGATGAGACAGATAATAAGTTTAATATAAAAACAATAGGAGAGACTCCTACAGGAATATGTGGAAGCGGATTATTAGATATCATGTCTGAATTTGTAAAACACAAGATTGTCTTAAAAAGTGGAAAGCTTAATCCCCGAATGAAACCAGAATTCAAAGAAAAGTTAAGGGATAAAAAGTTTTATATAACTGAAAATATATATTTGAGCCAGGGGGACATCAGACAGATACAATTAGCCAAGGGAGCCATCGCAGCAGGAGTAAAATTACTCCTTTTAAAAGTAGAAAAAGATATATCTGATATCGATGAGGTAATAATAGCTGGATCATTCGGATACCACCTGAATGCTGAGAGCATATTAAATATAGGTATTATCTCTGATTTTGACGGGAAAATAAGTTTTGCAGGGAACACATCATTAAATGGTTGTATTGGGTACTTGGTCAATAAAGAGATGAGAGAAAAAATAAGGACTACTAAGATCGATGTAATGGAGCTATCTAAGAGTGCAAAATTTCAAGATGTTTTTATAAAAGAACTACAATTTTAG
- a CDS encoding uroporphyrinogen decarboxylase family protein: MTEKQRLIDVLNGKNTDRPPVICPGGMMNAAVTEVVEGMKKNHNSDVDAMVEAAVKVHEITGFENYGVPFCMTIESEPFDVEVDLGSKLVEPRITKYNEDILNHLDVIKVKHSKRALVVLEAISKLKNDEIPVIGNITGPMSVVTSVIEPTDYYKMMRKDKVMAMKFLEVVTDYLIKFAAEMIESGADLIAMSDPSATGEILGKKNFEEFMIPMYKKISEAVHEKGIKIIIHICGKSKSILESLNESGADSLSFDSAVGVRQAKEIIQAPIMGNVSTQLLDQGEDEKVKLHTETAIKDGTSIVSPACGLAMSTSIKNLKVMTDTVKSKG, from the coding sequence ATGACTGAAAAACAAAGACTAATAGATGTCTTAAATGGAAAGAATACAGACAGGCCGCCTGTTATCTGCCCGGGAGGGATGATGAATGCTGCGGTAACAGAAGTTGTAGAAGGGATGAAAAAAAATCATAACAGTGATGTAGATGCAATGGTAGAAGCTGCTGTAAAAGTACATGAAATAACAGGGTTTGAAAATTATGGAGTCCCTTTTTGTATGACAATAGAGAGTGAACCTTTTGATGTGGAAGTGGATTTGGGAAGTAAATTAGTTGAACCGAGAATAACTAAATATAATGAGGATATCTTAAATCATTTAGATGTGATAAAAGTAAAACATTCTAAAAGGGCCTTGGTTGTGCTGGAAGCAATCTCAAAGCTAAAAAATGATGAGATCCCGGTAATCGGTAATATAACAGGTCCCATGAGTGTGGTGACATCTGTTATTGAACCAACGGACTATTATAAGATGATGAGAAAAGATAAAGTTATGGCTATGAAATTTTTAGAAGTCGTTACAGATTATTTAATCAAATTTGCCGCTGAGATGATAGAAAGTGGTGCTGATCTTATAGCTATGTCTGATCCAAGTGCTACAGGGGAGATCTTAGGGAAGAAAAATTTTGAAGAATTTATGATACCTATGTATAAAAAGATCTCAGAAGCAGTACATGAAAAAGGAATAAAAATAATTATTCATATATGTGGCAAGAGTAAGAGTATTTTAGAAAGCTTAAATGAATCTGGAGCAGATTCCCTCAGTTTTGATTCAGCAGTAGGGGTAAGGCAGGCTAAAGAAATAATCCAGGCTCCAATCATGGGGAATGTGAGTACTCAGCTTTTAGACCAGGGAGAGGATGAAAAAGTTAAATTACATACAGAGACAGCTATAAAAGACGGAACCAGCATTGTATCGCCAGCCTGCGGACTGGCCATGAGTACATCTATCAAGAATTTAAAAGTAATGACAGATACAGTAAAGAGTAAAGGGTGA